A stretch of the Candidatus Denitrolinea symbiosum genome encodes the following:
- a CDS encoding pilus assembly protein — protein sequence MLFAPKEKGQGLVEYALILVLVAIVVIAVLMLLGPIIGNVFSTINDSLSSFS from the coding sequence ATGTTGTTCGCTCCCAAGGAAAAAGGCCAGGGCCTGGTCGAGTATGCGTTGATCCTTGTTTTGGTCGCTATCGTTGTCATTGCCGTTTTGATGCTGCTCGGTCCGATCATCGGCAACGTCTTCTCGACCATCAACGACAGCCTCTCCTCCTTCAGTTAG
- a CDS encoding pilus assembly ATPase CpaE, which translates to MAGEKIRVLIVDDVADTRENIRKLLQFESDVEVVGAARSGKEGIQLAKDLDPDVVLMDINMPDVDGITATEIIRQKSPHIKVVILSVQGDQNYMRRAMLAGARDFLTKPPMGDELISTIRRAGELARVERAQAASLRSIPAAMTPGAASIPTLGLTRGKIISVYSPKGGTGCTTIAVNLAIALHNEDTRVVVVDSNLQYGDVAMFFNEQGKNTIADLAPLAEELDPEIVDGVLVKHNATGLNILASPSRPEQADKVGPDQFLKVIDFLRQMFAYVVIDTATHLSDVTIAAIDVSDVVVVVSTQDIPAIKNARLFLDLLQTMRIDRGRILFVMNRYDKRIAITPERVGENLKQEVAALLPMDERVVVTAVNRGVPFMVDNKAQPVGRAIFGLAESVRGRIAALEDQDLEKAAKR; encoded by the coding sequence ATGGCCGGCGAAAAAATTCGAGTCCTTATCGTAGACGATGTGGCGGATACCCGGGAAAACATCCGCAAACTCCTCCAGTTTGAAAGCGACGTCGAGGTGGTGGGCGCGGCGCGTTCTGGCAAGGAGGGAATCCAACTGGCCAAAGACCTGGATCCCGATGTGGTGTTGATGGACATCAACATGCCGGACGTGGACGGAATTACCGCCACCGAAATCATCCGCCAGAAATCGCCTCACATCAAAGTCGTCATCCTCTCTGTGCAGGGCGACCAAAACTACATGCGCCGCGCCATGCTGGCCGGCGCGCGCGACTTTTTAACCAAGCCCCCCATGGGCGACGAACTGATCTCGACGATTCGCCGGGCGGGGGAACTGGCGCGCGTGGAACGGGCCCAGGCCGCTTCGCTGCGCTCGATCCCCGCGGCCATGACGCCCGGGGCAGCCTCCATCCCGACGCTCGGGCTGACGCGGGGGAAGATCATTTCGGTCTACAGCCCCAAAGGCGGGACCGGCTGCACCACCATCGCCGTCAACCTGGCGATCGCGCTCCACAACGAAGATACGCGCGTCGTGGTCGTAGACTCGAACCTGCAATATGGCGACGTCGCCATGTTCTTCAACGAACAGGGAAAAAACACAATCGCCGACCTGGCCCCTCTCGCGGAAGAACTGGACCCTGAGATCGTTGACGGGGTGCTGGTAAAACACAACGCCACCGGCCTCAACATCCTGGCCTCTCCTTCCCGGCCGGAACAGGCCGATAAAGTCGGCCCCGACCAATTCCTCAAAGTCATTGACTTTCTGCGCCAGATGTTTGCTTATGTGGTCATCGACACCGCCACTCACCTGAGCGACGTGACGATCGCCGCCATTGACGTCAGCGACGTCGTCGTAGTCGTTTCAACCCAGGACATCCCCGCCATCAAAAACGCGCGCCTGTTCCTGGACCTGCTTCAGACCATGCGGATCGACCGTGGACGGATCTTATTTGTGATGAATCGATACGATAAACGGATCGCCATCACCCCCGAGCGCGTCGGCGAAAACCTCAAGCAGGAGGTGGCCGCGCTGCTTCCCATGGACGAACGCGTCGTCGTCACGGCGGTGAACCGCGGCGTCCCGTTCATGGTGGATAACAAGGCGCAGCCCGTCGGGCGCGCCATCTTCGGGCTGGCAGAAAGCGTGCGCGGCCGAATCGCCGCCCTGGAAGATCAAGATCTGGAAAAGGCCGCCAAACGATAG
- a CDS encoding Flp pilus assembly protein TadB, translating into MSGLTIFLVVGGIIAVGLLAVGLFVSIRSERSLVDERLGQFLEEAGSAETAKAERSALTEWVNRQAKKSSTGERIARQLARADLKFQVGEYFALIVISTVGTAAIFWLLAGGGFQARGIGTALAGGLVGSFIPSLYVRSQQGKRLRRFNDQLSDMLNLMVNGLRAGYSVMQAMEAVSKELPPPISDEFRRVVQEMQIGIPMETALENLYRRIPSDDLDFVITAVNVQREVGGNLSEILDTISFTIRERVRIKGEIRVLTSQVRTSGTAMALIPIFLVVFLWFLNPEYMGSFFDKGPLCGFGALGLAAVLIVTGYAIMMKIADIEV; encoded by the coding sequence ATGAGCGGACTGACCATCTTCCTCGTCGTTGGCGGAATCATCGCGGTCGGCTTGCTGGCCGTAGGACTCTTCGTATCCATACGCAGCGAACGTTCGTTGGTGGACGAGCGCCTCGGACAGTTCCTCGAAGAGGCGGGCTCGGCCGAGACGGCCAAAGCGGAACGTTCCGCCCTGACCGAGTGGGTTAACCGCCAGGCGAAGAAATCCTCCACGGGCGAGCGGATCGCGCGTCAACTTGCGCGGGCAGACCTGAAATTCCAGGTGGGCGAATACTTCGCGCTCATCGTCATCTCGACCGTGGGGACAGCGGCCATTTTCTGGCTGCTCGCGGGCGGAGGCTTCCAGGCGCGCGGCATTGGCACGGCGCTGGCTGGCGGATTGGTGGGCTCCTTTATCCCCTCCTTATACGTTCGCTCCCAACAGGGAAAGCGGCTGAGGCGTTTCAACGATCAATTATCCGACATGCTCAACCTGATGGTGAACGGCCTGCGCGCGGGCTATTCCGTCATGCAGGCGATGGAGGCCGTCAGCAAGGAACTGCCCCCGCCCATTTCAGACGAGTTCCGCCGCGTGGTGCAGGAGATGCAGATCGGCATCCCGATGGAAACCGCCCTCGAAAACCTTTATCGCCGCATCCCCAGCGACGACCTGGACTTTGTCATCACCGCCGTCAACGTCCAGCGCGAAGTGGGCGGCAACCTGTCGGAAATTTTGGATACCATTTCGTTCACCATTCGCGAGCGCGTGCGCATCAAAGGCGAGATCCGCGTGCTGACTTCGCAGGTGCGCACGTCCGGCACGGCGATGGCGCTGATCCCCATATTCCTGGTCGTCTTTTTGTGGTTCCTCAACCCCGAATACATGGGCTCTTTCTTCGACAAAGGACCATTATGCGGGTTTGGCGCGCTGGGCCTGGCGGCCGTCCTGATCGTCACCGGTTACGCCATTATGATGAAGATCGCGGATATCGAGGTGTAA
- a CDS encoding assembly protein TadC, with protein sequence MQWAIGILLGLALLGGVIYMVIVGNRTIAEQDENIDPLMTRLAEFSERGEVASLEQIELSQPFSQRVIVPIVRRLGEFSARFTPQKVLLDTTRKLELAGNPGRIDAATFLTTRFIVPVVFDGLLFLIARISPSPWPVSRLLMVLLVFGLLGFFFPQLWLTSRINARQKEIRKAMPDALDLLTICVEAGLSFDSAISKVSEKWENQLSLAFARVIREIQLGKLQREALRDMSDRLDIPEMTSFVAAVIQSQQLGVSMAKVLRIQSEQMRMKRRQRAEEEAHKAPVKMIFPMGLLIFPSILIILLTPALIQITDVFGAALGGP encoded by the coding sequence ATGCAATGGGCGATTGGAATTCTCCTGGGCCTGGCTCTACTCGGCGGCGTCATCTACATGGTGATAGTCGGCAATCGGACCATCGCCGAACAGGATGAAAATATAGACCCGCTGATGACGCGCCTCGCCGAGTTTAGCGAGCGCGGCGAAGTGGCCTCCCTCGAGCAGATCGAACTCTCTCAACCGTTCAGCCAGCGCGTCATCGTCCCGATCGTGCGCCGCCTGGGGGAATTCTCGGCGCGCTTCACGCCGCAAAAAGTCCTACTCGACACGACCCGTAAACTGGAACTGGCCGGGAACCCGGGGCGGATCGACGCGGCCACTTTTCTTACCACCCGTTTTATCGTTCCGGTGGTGTTCGACGGCCTGTTATTCCTGATCGCCCGCATTTCGCCCTCGCCGTGGCCGGTCTCCAGGCTGCTTATGGTCCTGCTGGTCTTTGGCCTGCTGGGATTCTTCTTCCCTCAACTATGGCTGACCAGCCGCATCAACGCCCGCCAGAAGGAAATCCGCAAGGCCATGCCCGACGCGTTGGACCTGTTGACCATCTGCGTGGAGGCCGGCTTGAGTTTCGACTCGGCCATATCGAAAGTAAGCGAAAAATGGGAAAACCAGTTGTCGCTGGCCTTTGCCCGCGTGATCCGCGAGATCCAACTCGGCAAACTCCAGCGCGAAGCCCTGCGCGATATGTCGGACCGGCTCGATATCCCTGAGATGACCAGCTTCGTGGCTGCGGTCATCCAGAGCCAGCAACTGGGCGTCAGCATGGCCAAGGTGCTCCGCATCCAGTCTGAGCAGATGCGCATGAAGCGCCGCCAGCGAGCGGAGGAGGAAGCCCACAAAGCGCCGGTCAAGATGATCTTCCCCATGGGCCTCCTGATCTTTCCGTCCATCCTGATCATCCTGCTCACGCCTGCTCTCATTCAAATTACCGACGTGTTTGGAGCCGCCCTGGGAGGACCGTAA
- a CDS encoding amidophosphoribosyltransferase, which translates to MTQPHWSYPLYRLAWSGLDWLFPPRCGGCGKAGSRWCEECQGKVPLLAGALCEKCGQSLPQAGLCRSCRSVPPPFRALRAWAAFDFPVRQALHRLKYRRDMGLGDALAVPLAEFTRSLSWPLDMIAPVPLGQKRRQERGYNQVDLIARPLALALGLNYRPGALKRQRETVSQVGLSASERRENMQNAFIANASVVRGKIILVVDDVSTTGSTLSSCSNALLQAGAAEVYALTVARALSQHGLNQV; encoded by the coding sequence GTGACCCAGCCCCACTGGTCGTATCCGCTGTACCGTCTGGCATGGAGCGGGCTCGACTGGTTGTTTCCGCCCCGTTGCGGCGGGTGCGGAAAGGCGGGTTCCCGCTGGTGCGAAGAGTGCCAGGGAAAAGTCCCGTTGCTGGCCGGGGCCTTGTGCGAAAAATGCGGACAGTCGCTTCCGCAGGCGGGCTTGTGCCGGAGCTGCCGTTCCGTTCCGCCGCCCTTTCGCGCCCTGCGCGCCTGGGCGGCGTTTGATTTCCCTGTCCGCCAGGCCCTGCATCGATTGAAATACCGCCGCGACATGGGGTTGGGCGACGCGCTAGCCGTCCCTCTGGCCGAATTTACGCGCTCCCTCTCCTGGCCGCTGGACATGATCGCGCCTGTTCCGCTCGGACAAAAACGGCGGCAGGAACGCGGGTATAATCAGGTTGACTTGATCGCTCGTCCCCTGGCGCTCGCGCTCGGCCTGAACTATCGGCCGGGCGCGCTCAAAAGGCAGCGCGAAACCGTCTCGCAAGTTGGACTCTCCGCGTCCGAACGCCGCGAAAACATGCAGAATGCCTTTATCGCAAACGCCTCTGTCGTGCGGGGAAAGATCATCCTCGTGGTGGACGACGTATCCACTACCGGATCCACCCTCTCGTCTTGCAGTAACGCCCTCCTTCAAGCGGGCGCTGCCGAAGTCTACGCGTTGACCGTAGCGCGGGCGTTGTCCCAGCACGGTCTGAATCAAGTCTAA
- a CDS encoding ribosomal subunit interface protein: protein MTDHQVDVQTRNMAMTDAIHDYVTGRAERLTRHLPQIEDVRVELTYLKSARNASDRFTAEITTRGKNLLLRAEERADDLHAAFDTALDKLDRQIERFKGKRNRARGDGRSAAEVAEQIVDDETGELTPLLAKRKKFTLYPMSEEEAIIQMRELGHENFFIFYNVESSKINVLYRRRNGSYGLIEPEIG from the coding sequence ATGACTGACCATCAAGTGGACGTTCAAACCCGCAATATGGCAATGACCGACGCCATCCATGACTACGTGACCGGCCGGGCGGAACGCCTGACGCGTCACCTGCCGCAGATCGAAGACGTGCGCGTGGAATTGACTTATCTTAAATCGGCTCGCAACGCTTCAGACCGCTTCACCGCCGAGATCACCACGCGCGGCAAGAACCTGCTCTTGCGCGCCGAGGAACGCGCCGACGACTTGCATGCCGCCTTCGACACCGCCCTCGATAAACTGGACCGCCAGATCGAGCGCTTCAAGGGCAAACGCAACCGCGCCCGCGGCGACGGGCGTTCCGCCGCCGAAGTCGCCGAACAGATCGTGGACGACGAGACCGGCGAACTGACCCCCCTGCTTGCCAAACGCAAAAAGTTCACCTTGTATCCGATGAGCGAGGAGGAGGCCATCATCCAGATGCGCGAACTCGGTCACGAAAACTTCTTTATCTTCTACAACGTCGAGTCCAGCAAGATCAACGTGTTGTATCGGCGTCGCAACGGCAGTTACGGCCTGATCGAGCCGGAGATCGGCTGA
- a CDS encoding signal transduction histidine kinase: MNDSISARSDLGQGQSELDETVRALREVTLMIEQSQGELSKLTQRNTAITAHLQQVQGQIHAMSPEELRMAYDSALDVQQRLLVMRGQLEKLQNDRTHLERLKATLEKFQSPDNGSADSGAQAGKGNLASVEMMVNAQESERQRLSRQMHDGPAQALSNFILQTEIAMRLLDIDPVQARDELGNLKVAAMGTFQKVRNFIFELRPMMLDDLGLAPTIRKYAEAFREQAGLDVNVTVTGTERRLEPYLEVMVFRAIQELIGNASRHSQATSIKVLVDMGEQTVRVNVDDNGKGVDPETLEQGGNLGLKLIKERAEMLGGSFEIDSAVGKGTRVGFSVPARSPA; this comes from the coding sequence ATGAACGATTCTATATCCGCCAGAAGCGATCTGGGCCAGGGGCAATCTGAATTGGACGAGACCGTGCGCGCTCTGCGCGAAGTGACGTTGATGATCGAGCAAAGCCAGGGCGAACTATCCAAACTGACGCAGCGTAATACGGCGATCACCGCGCATTTACAACAGGTTCAGGGACAGATCCACGCCATGTCTCCCGAAGAATTGCGGATGGCCTACGATTCCGCGTTGGACGTCCAGCAGCGTCTGCTTGTGATGCGCGGCCAGTTGGAGAAATTGCAGAATGACCGCACGCACCTTGAGCGTTTGAAAGCCACGTTGGAGAAATTTCAATCGCCCGATAACGGCTCGGCGGATTCGGGCGCGCAAGCGGGAAAGGGGAATCTGGCGAGCGTGGAAATGATGGTTAACGCCCAGGAGTCGGAGCGTCAACGCCTTTCGCGGCAGATGCACGACGGGCCGGCCCAGGCCCTCTCCAATTTTATTTTGCAGACCGAAATTGCCATGCGCCTGCTCGACATTGATCCCGTGCAGGCGCGGGACGAATTGGGCAATCTCAAAGTGGCCGCCATGGGGACGTTTCAGAAGGTGAGGAACTTCATCTTTGAACTGCGCCCGATGATGTTGGACGACCTGGGCCTGGCGCCCACCATTCGTAAATATGCGGAAGCCTTCCGTGAGCAGGCCGGTTTGGATGTGAACGTAACCGTCACGGGGACGGAACGCCGCCTGGAGCCTTACCTGGAAGTGATGGTTTTCCGCGCCATTCAAGAGCTTATCGGGAACGCCTCGCGTCACAGCCAGGCGACGTCCATCAAAGTGCTTGTAGATATGGGCGAACAGACCGTGCGCGTCAATGTGGACGATAACGGCAAAGGCGTGGACCCAGAGACTCTGGAGCAGGGCGGCAACCTGGGCTTGAAATTGATCAAGGAACGCGCGGAAATGCTGGGAGGGTCTTTCGAGATCGACAGCGCCGTGGGAAAAGGCACGCGCGTGGGATTCTCCGTTCCGGCGCGCAGTCCTGCATAA
- a CDS encoding type II secretion system protein E — protein MSLLKRIEQGQSGAPGQPAPAPSSGTGSGGGDNSRLSSLQSRRTNAPITAPQAGTYFDLKTRVQNRLLAELDPSMDISRIEEVRRTIQGLFEQILSEENIVLSRPERVRLFEQIAAEILGLGPLQPLLEDESITEIMVNGAKNIYIERKGKIHRVPVTFENNEHVMRIIDRIVAPLGRRIDEASPYVDARLQDGSRVNAVIPPISLVGPVLTIRKFAKNPITVDQLVQFGSISPEALQFLKACVESRLNVVISGGTGSGKTTLLNILSGYIPDDERIVTIENAAELQLRQEHVVTLESRPPNIEGRGEITIRHLVINALRMRPDRIIVGEIRDEAALDMLQAMNTGHDGSMTTLHSNGPRDTLSRLETMTLMAGMDLPSRAIREQVSSAIDVVVHQERMRDGTRKIVNVTEVSGMEGDVITMTDIFVFEQSGLENGKIVGRLRPTGLRPKFMDKIEASGIHLPPSIFGIGERRRY, from the coding sequence ATGTCCCTCTTGAAACGAATTGAACAAGGACAGAGCGGCGCCCCCGGCCAACCCGCTCCCGCCCCCTCATCCGGGACGGGCAGCGGGGGCGGCGACAACTCGCGGCTGTCTTCCTTGCAGTCCCGGCGGACCAACGCGCCCATTACCGCGCCCCAGGCAGGGACGTATTTCGACCTCAAGACGCGCGTCCAAAATCGCCTCCTGGCCGAGCTCGACCCCTCCATGGATATCTCGCGGATCGAAGAAGTCCGCCGCACCATCCAGGGACTCTTCGAGCAAATTCTGTCCGAGGAGAACATCGTTCTCTCCCGCCCCGAACGCGTCCGCCTATTCGAGCAGATCGCGGCCGAGATCCTGGGTTTGGGACCCCTCCAGCCTTTATTGGAAGACGAAAGCATCACAGAAATCATGGTCAACGGGGCGAAGAACATTTACATCGAACGCAAAGGCAAGATCCATCGCGTGCCGGTCACGTTCGAGAACAACGAACACGTCATGCGCATCATTGACCGAATCGTGGCGCCGCTGGGCCGCCGCATTGACGAGGCCAGCCCGTACGTGGACGCGCGCTTGCAGGACGGCTCCCGCGTCAACGCGGTCATCCCGCCCATTTCGCTGGTCGGGCCGGTGCTGACCATCCGTAAATTTGCCAAGAACCCCATCACGGTGGACCAACTGGTCCAGTTTGGCTCCATCAGCCCGGAGGCGCTGCAATTCCTCAAGGCCTGCGTCGAATCCCGCCTGAACGTCGTCATCTCCGGCGGCACCGGGTCGGGCAAGACGACTTTGCTGAATATTCTCTCCGGCTACATTCCGGACGACGAGCGCATCGTCACCATCGAGAACGCGGCCGAATTGCAATTGCGGCAGGAACACGTGGTGACGTTGGAATCGCGCCCGCCCAACATCGAAGGCCGCGGCGAGATTACTATCCGCCACCTGGTCATCAACGCCCTGCGTATGCGCCCGGACCGGATCATCGTCGGCGAGATTCGCGACGAGGCCGCGCTGGATATGCTCCAGGCCATGAACACCGGCCACGACGGCTCGATGACCACGCTTCACTCGAACGGGCCGCGCGACACCCTGTCTCGTCTCGAGACGATGACCCTGATGGCGGGCATGGACCTGCCCTCGCGCGCCATCCGCGAGCAGGTCTCCTCGGCCATTGACGTGGTCGTGCATCAGGAGCGTATGCGCGACGGCACGCGTAAGATCGTAAACGTCACCGAAGTCAGCGGCATGGAAGGCGACGTGATCACCATGACCGATATTTTCGTCTTCGAACAATCCGGTCTCGAAAACGGAAAGATCGTCGGCCGCCTCCGCCCTACGGGACTGCGGCCGAAATTCATGGATAAGATCGAAGCCTCCGGCATTCACCTGCCGCCGTCCATCTTCGGAATTGGAGAGCGGCGTCGCTACTAA
- a CDS encoding pilus assembly protein gives MLFAPKEKGQGLVEYALILVLVAIVVIAVLMLLGPIIGNVFSTINDSLSSVG, from the coding sequence ATGTTATTCGCACCGAAAGAAAAAGGCCAGGGTTTGGTTGAGTATGCGCTGATTCTCGTTCTGGTCGCTATCGTTGTCATTGCTGTTCTGATGCTGCTCGGCCCGATCATCGGCAACGTCTTCTCGACCATCAACGACAGCCTCTCCTCCGTCGGCTAG